Sequence from the Scomber scombrus chromosome 1, fScoSco1.1, whole genome shotgun sequence genome:
TACAGCGACTCGGGGTCTTCGCCACATGTTTCACCTTTGCTTTAGGAATACACTTTCGAGTGAAGCTTGGACAGCATGGTCCTCAGAGACCACACCTGGAGCTATCGGAcctgtgacacacacagacatgcacatcaACATTTGTAACACTTTGTCTCTTAAATGCAGTTATTGTGTCATCTCAAGCAGAGGAAATCAAGCAGAGTCACTCACTTGCAGAGCTGTGATGCAAGAAGCAGATCAGAGCCAGAAGTATGAGAGTCGGCAGCGTCTTCATGGTTCCCCGACAGAGACTGATGTGTTGCTGTTAGGATGAAAGCTTGATCTTGATCTTCAGGATTGATCTGGTGCTGGAGACTCTGCGACTCTGGGCTCCTTTTATATTCAGTTGATGTCCCAATCTCTTCAGtcatgacttctttttttttaagaagcgGGGGTTTTCTGTTGTTCCTCTTCTGTCTTCTATTAAGTTCTAGTTTCTGCACTACTGGGAAAATTGTTGTTAGTTATCTAAGCTCTTTGAGAACAATGCCTAATTAAAGGCTAATGAATCCTTTATTGCAAAACTTAATAGTCAACTAATGCTGTTCGCAGGTCCCCCATCTGGAATGAGCACTACACGTTGTTaatgttgaaaaaatgtgaatttaaaattacatttatgtaCAACATTTTAGCAGTgatgcacaaaaacactgtaaaactgcttttttgaaaacagttttaaatgttttgtgacTTTCATGTAACTGGAAACCACATGTGATCACAAAGAGGGggctgtggatcaggaggtaGAGAGGGTCATCCAATGATTGGAAGATCGGTGGTTCAATTCctctggctcctccagtccatgtcgaagtgtctttgggcaagatacttaaccccaaattgcacCCTGGTAGccccatcagtgtatgaatagGTGAATGTGatttgtagtgtaaaagtgctgaAGAGTGGTTGAAAAATAggaaagtgctatataagtaaatgtatctatctatctatctatctatctatctatctatctatctatctatctatctatctatctatctatctatctatctatctatctatctatctatctatctatctatctatctatctatctatctatctatctatctatctatctatctattcacAGGTTCTACAAACGAGGGGAGGCATATTCAGTTGTACGCAAACTACAACTtcgccactagatggcactaaaacTTACACACTGGTCTTTTAAATTCATACTGTATTATCAATCACTATACCTAGGTTGGATATCTCAATATCTTCTGCTAAGTAATTTACATAAAGGGCAGATAATGTAGGGGACAGTTTATCTCCTTGCATCACTCCAAATGGGGGGGAAAAACCAGCCAGTCctaaaattatgaattatttgtaGCTGCCGACATGAGACTGGAGTTGTATACAAGGCTTTGATGCATTGTTATGCCCAGCAAGACctcaaatgaaagtaatttattaaagttaacaaatTTCCACCaaacaatagttttaacatCAAAAATAACAGGAACCAAGGCTACTTCTtaacacaatcaaacaaacaaaaccaaaaataaggagcctgaaaggcaccagccttccaggagggccagagactgagagagagacatcttGGCACTCCAGGATTTAAAAAGGCTCCCAACAGGTGATCTCAATCActggatgaggagggagggaccagaccatctaggggaagagagaaacatAGGAGTAACAGGCAAGGCAGACCATCCCCTCTACCATGGAGGCCCAGGGCCGTCACAGCATCATAACATTTACCATCAATACCAGAACATATTAATTAATACTCCATCGGGTCTCTATTGATCCAGTCAAAGGCTATGGCAATGTATTTTTCCCTTCTTGCAGTCTTGCTCTCACCACTGCAAATATAAATATGGTCAATACATGCCGTGCTTTTCCTAAAGCCATTCAGCTCATCCACCAATAATCCATGAGtttaaaagtaattattaaGTCTGTTGTTGAATATAATGTATACACCTTACTGATAAAGCAGTATTACTAATATTATCTGCTTAAATAGTAATAGTTGTAGTAATATTAGTAGATTATGTGAGGTAACTGCACACTCGATTTCCACCAGAAACAACAGCTCTCTCATTCtgagaacaaacaaacaggtttCACACTCACTAAATTACATCTaaaacatgataataataattacatgaGGAAATAGTGAGCTGTGAATTGTTTCTGTGAACTTGAGTACAGAGAAAGACtgaatgtgtgaaaagaaaTGCGATGAAACACTGACAGCTACCAGAATAAAGAATTAGCAGTCAGGCAGGGTGAATATACACTGGTACTCTTTGAGGCACATTATGTacagatttaaaacacattcaaaggATAGACACCCACCGGCCTTGCTGCTTTGCAAATTTAATTCATTGTAATGTTACAAATCAAAGTTCCTCAAATATTTGATGAATGATTTTGGATCAAGATATCGAAATCTCTTCCAAAAAGAGGTACTGAAGTAATTTACTGAACCCTGTACTGTTATTATTCTAACCCTTCACAGTATCCCTTTATTTCCAAAtctcaaatctgttttttattcatagctacCTTATCAGTTTAAAGAGAGGTAACGTCACTATAAAACTGACTGTTTCCTTTTCCTATTTTCACTTCCTCGTGTGCAGCAGCCTTTCTACGAACGCGCTGTACTTGGTAGGAAACAAACAGAAGTCCCTTCTCTTAATATTCAGAAGAAGCCCAGTTTTAgattcacattttcacacactttttttctcctcttaacATTCTGCCACTGCTGcagtttttaatgattttctcAGTGACGTTGGGGAAGTATTTGAAGAATACTCTAAATTCTCTGTGAGTAAAAGCACatagtatataaatacatactgtCTGCGCCCGAACATTCCCCGGAGGTCTTCCCCAACATTAAGTCAGATCTCCAGTTGCCTGCCTCTTACTCTGCACCCGACCTGCAGCTGAGTCTTGTGGTGATGGCTTGCATCCACCTTCGTCACTGACCTCCAGTTCGGCCaagtcttcatcatcatcctccatgttggttattgtcattttcaaatttgaagaaaGCGATATTCTCGACGTTTAAATATCAAAGGGTTTATTGCTGTGGACCTAATCTACTTCGCTCGGGAGCTCAATAGAAAAGGCCCTGAATGTATATTGACAATCCCTTATATTCAACTGCAGTTTGGGTGTTGTTCTGATTCTTGTAAATGTATTGGTTAATTCTCGTTACCATGGTTCTTTTTGGGGGTCAGCCAATCAGCTATGGGCTTGTCATAAATTTTGGCAGTTTTCTGTGGAAAAGTCTAGAATTCTTATCATTCTATCTTTTTGTCCATCGCCTTTTAAAAATAGTTATGTGTCTGGAGTTGCTTCCTGCAGAGGCGCTTACTGCTGCGCTTGGGCTTCCTGTTAAACGCTCTCTTCACACCTGCAGCTCCGTACTTGTTCTACTCAAGACGGTGATCTGCCCTTTTGCACTTTCGATAACTCATTATTCAAACTTTTGACCTTCTGCCAATACGTCTTTTTGGCCTAAGTATGAACTTTCATATCTGCATTATCACGTCAACACCTGCACTGACACGGATTAACCATCTCATGTCCATGTTCAGCATCAGTTTAACACAACACTTGATATTAAGGCTTACAAAACTTCACATAACTTCacattattcagttttttcaaAGGCCGGTTTGATGCTGTGTTTTGTCGAACAGTCTCTTTGTGGCTTCCAGGTACATAAGAGTGACTTAACATCAAAAGAGCCatcttaatgtgtttttgtacatcACTGCTAAAATGTTGTACagatatgtaattttttttcacattttatcaaCATTAACAACATGTGTGCTTATTCCAGATGGAGGAGCTGCGAACAGCATTAGTTAAATATAGGTTGTGTAAATgccttttaataaaacattgttcTTTAGAACTGCTGTTACCTAATAACTGACTCATTCATATCTGTAGAATTGTTTTGCATATGACAGAGAACTAAAAAAAGGAACAAGCATGGAAACCCCCAGCTCTTTTTTGGTAACATCAGCTATGTATAAAGGGAGCACAGAGCAGGGTCTCCAGTACCAAATAACTCGTGAAGATCAAGATCAAGCTTTCATCTAAACAGCAGCACATCAGTCTCTGTCGGGGAACCATGAAGACGCTGCCGACTCTCATACTTCTGGCTCTGATCTGCTTCTTGCATCACAGCTCTGCAGGTCAGTGACTCTGTCTCTTAAATGCAGTTATAGTGGGGTTTCAAGCAGAGGAAATCAAGCAGAGTGTTACAAATGTtgatgtgcatgtctgtgtgtgtccacaggTCTGAATGCTCCAGTTGCAGTCTATGAGGAATCATGCTGTCCAAGCTTCAATCGAAAGTTAATTCCTAAGCCAAAGGTGAAACATGTAGCGATGACCCCGAGTCGCTGTAAAACCACAGCAATTGTGTAAGTATACTGGTTTTGCTTGTTGTATTTGCATTAGATTGTAAACATGTTCATCATCTACTCCATATTGTTAGTATTTTTAATACAATGATTAAAAGTAATTCA
This genomic interval carries:
- the LOC133985658 gene encoding uncharacterized protein LOC133985658 isoform X3, translated to MKTLPTLILLALICFLHHSSAGLNAPVAVYEESCCPSFNRKLIPKPKVKHVAMTPSRCKTTAIVVTTVCDVTSCIDPEWRWAKKLLAEFEKLTANNKSPSAPFNTSKCEKQKK
- the LOC133985658 gene encoding C-C motif chemokine 13-like isoform X1; its protein translation is MKTLPTLILLALICFLHHSSAGLNAPVAVYEESCCPSFNRKLIPKPKVKHVAMTPSRCKTTAIVVTTVCGSKSCIDPNWRWAKKLLEEFKKLTANNRSPSAPFNVVKCEKQKRKHKSSVNLI